Proteins encoded in a region of the Roseateles sp. SL47 genome:
- a CDS encoding efflux RND transporter permease subunit, with protein sequence MARFFIDRPVFAWVLAIVVMLAGALAITTLPLEQYPDIAPPKVTISATYPGASAKTIEDSVTQVIEQQMKGLDGLLSMQSTSSSSGSASITLNFNAGTNPDVAQMQVQNKLQQAEAQLPQAVQSQGVTVTKTGTDFLMVVALYSADGSASAIDIGDYISSNLVDVLSRLDGVGDVQTLGTGHAMRIWLDPAKLASHALMPSDVSTAITAQNAQVSAGQVAGLPAVTGQQLNVTITARSKLQTVEQFQNILLKTASDGSRVKLSDVARVELGGESYTIASRYEGQPAAAMGVKLATGANAIGVANLVNAKLAELQPSFPYHLQVVNAYDTTPFVKVSIEEVVITLAEALVLVVAVMLLFLQSWRATLIPAIAVPVVLLGSFGVLAAFGYSINSLTMFGMVLAIGLLVDDAIVVVENVERVMQEKGLSAKEATRQSMGEITGALVGIALVLSAVFIPMAFFGGSTGVIYRQFSIAVVSAMLLSVAVAMSLTPALCATLLKPGAHGSNAAGDAQAGSNTWAGAAPATEAAAPAGARRPSGFVARFFAGFNRGFNRGFDRSSIGTQSLVGRLLRRSGRVMVVYLALVVAMVVLYQRLPTSFLPAEDQGVLMGEVRLPSGSTDERLMASLQAAEQWLAQQPDVAGYTVITGTGGDQASGRLFIKLKPWDERKGRGQSAADIARRGNRELAKLRDAQVFLMQPPPVRGLGSSAGFTFELQDRGGLGHDQLVAARDRFLQLARKDPALSQVRISGVDDAPQLGITIDDAKAGALGVATDDINTTLATALGGSYVNDFLDKGRVKKVYVQGDAPYRMGSDSILRWFVRNSDGSMVPFSAFTAIQWTFGAPKLERYNGFSSYEIVGEAAAGVSSGTAMAAVEALVKQLPAGIGIEWAGQSYQERLSGAQAPALYAVSVLFVFLCLAALYESWSVPFSVMLVVPLGVIGAVALTGLLGLENDVYFQVGLLTTVGLAAKNAILIVEFAKQLQEQGASALDAALQAVRLRLRPILMTSLAFMLGVLPLAIATGAGAGSRRAIGTGVLGGMLSATVLGVLFVPVFYMVVRRLVDRKRSQLPAADSSHPDAPRLTETQA encoded by the coding sequence ATGGCACGTTTTTTCATCGACCGACCGGTCTTCGCCTGGGTGCTGGCCATCGTCGTGATGCTGGCCGGTGCCCTGGCCATCACCACCCTGCCGCTGGAGCAATATCCGGACATCGCGCCGCCCAAGGTCACGATCAGTGCCACCTATCCCGGCGCCTCGGCCAAGACCATCGAGGACTCCGTCACCCAGGTGATCGAGCAGCAGATGAAGGGCTTGGATGGACTGCTGTCGATGCAGTCCACCAGCTCGTCGTCCGGTTCCGCCAGCATCACGCTCAACTTCAATGCCGGCACGAATCCCGACGTGGCGCAGATGCAGGTGCAAAACAAGCTGCAGCAGGCCGAAGCGCAACTGCCGCAGGCCGTGCAGAGCCAGGGCGTGACGGTGACCAAGACGGGCACCGACTTCCTGATGGTGGTGGCGCTGTATTCGGCGGACGGTTCCGCCAGCGCCATCGACATCGGCGACTACATCAGCTCCAACCTGGTGGATGTGCTCAGCCGTCTGGACGGCGTGGGGGACGTGCAGACGCTGGGCACCGGCCATGCCATGCGCATCTGGCTGGACCCGGCCAAGCTGGCCAGCCATGCGCTGATGCCCTCGGATGTCAGCACCGCCATCACCGCGCAGAACGCGCAGGTATCCGCCGGTCAGGTGGCTGGCCTGCCGGCAGTGACCGGCCAGCAGCTCAATGTCACCATCACCGCGCGCAGCAAGCTGCAGACGGTGGAGCAATTCCAGAACATCCTGCTCAAGACAGCCAGCGACGGCAGCCGCGTGAAGCTCTCGGATGTCGCGCGGGTGGAACTGGGGGGTGAAAGCTACACCATCGCCTCCCGTTATGAAGGTCAGCCTGCCGCCGCCATGGGGGTGAAACTGGCCACCGGCGCCAATGCCATTGGCGTGGCCAATCTGGTCAATGCCAAGCTGGCGGAGCTGCAGCCGTCCTTCCCCTATCACCTGCAGGTGGTCAATGCCTACGACACCACGCCGTTTGTGAAGGTGTCCATCGAAGAGGTGGTGATCACGCTGGCCGAGGCGCTGGTGCTGGTGGTGGCAGTGATGCTGCTGTTTCTGCAGAGCTGGCGCGCCACGCTGATTCCGGCGATTGCCGTGCCGGTGGTGCTGCTGGGCAGCTTCGGTGTGCTGGCCGCTTTCGGTTATTCAATCAACAGCCTGACCATGTTCGGCATGGTGCTGGCCATCGGCCTGCTGGTGGACGACGCCATCGTGGTGGTGGAAAACGTCGAGCGGGTGATGCAGGAGAAGGGCCTGTCCGCCAAGGAAGCCACGCGCCAGTCGATGGGCGAGATCACCGGGGCGCTGGTGGGCATTGCGCTGGTGCTGTCGGCCGTGTTCATTCCGATGGCGTTTTTCGGCGGCTCCACCGGGGTCATCTACCGACAGTTCTCGATCGCCGTGGTGTCGGCCATGTTGCTGTCGGTGGCCGTGGCCATGAGCCTGACCCCGGCCCTGTGCGCCACCTTGCTCAAGCCGGGTGCGCATGGCAGCAACGCGGCGGGCGACGCCCAGGCTGGAAGCAACACATGGGCAGGCGCAGCACCCGCGACGGAGGCGGCGGCACCAGCGGGTGCCCGGCGGCCGAGCGGATTTGTCGCTCGCTTCTTTGCCGGCTTCAATCGCGGCTTCAATCGCGGCTTCGACCGCAGCAGCATCGGCACCCAGTCGCTGGTGGGGCGTCTGTTGCGCCGCAGCGGTCGGGTGATGGTGGTCTATCTGGCCCTCGTCGTTGCCATGGTGGTGCTGTATCAGCGCCTACCCACCTCCTTCCTGCCGGCGGAGGACCAGGGCGTGCTGATGGGCGAGGTGCGCCTGCCCTCCGGTTCCACCGATGAGCGCCTGATGGCCTCGCTGCAAGCGGCCGAGCAGTGGCTGGCCCAGCAACCCGACGTGGCGGGTTACACCGTCATCACCGGCACGGGCGGGGACCAGGCCAGCGGCCGCTTGTTCATCAAGCTCAAGCCCTGGGACGAGCGCAAGGGCCGCGGCCAGAGTGCCGCCGACATTGCCCGCCGCGGCAATCGTGAACTGGCCAAGCTGCGCGATGCTCAGGTGTTCCTGATGCAACCGCCGCCGGTACGTGGCCTGGGGTCGAGCGCCGGGTTCACCTTTGAGCTGCAGGACCGGGGCGGCCTGGGCCATGACCAGTTGGTCGCAGCCCGGGATCGCTTCCTGCAACTGGCCCGCAAGGATCCGGCGCTGTCGCAGGTGCGCATCAGCGGTGTGGACGATGCGCCGCAGCTGGGCATCACCATCGACGATGCCAAGGCCGGCGCCCTGGGTGTGGCCACCGACGACATCAACACCACGCTGGCCACCGCCCTCGGCGGCAGCTATGTGAATGACTTTCTGGACAAGGGCCGGGTCAAGAAGGTGTATGTGCAGGGCGACGCGCCCTACCGCATGGGCTCGGACAGCATCCTGCGCTGGTTCGTGCGCAATTCCGACGGCTCGATGGTGCCCTTCTCCGCCTTCACCGCCATCCAGTGGACCTTCGGGGCGCCCAAGCTGGAGCGCTACAACGGCTTCTCCTCCTATGAAATCGTGGGCGAAGCTGCGGCTGGCGTCAGTTCCGGCACCGCCATGGCGGCCGTGGAAGCCCTGGTGAAGCAATTGCCGGCCGGCATTGGCATCGAATGGGCGGGGCAGTCCTACCAGGAGCGGCTGTCCGGCGCCCAGGCGCCGGCGCTGTATGCCGTGTCGGTGCTGTTTGTGTTCCTGTGCCTGGCCGCCTTGTATGAGAGCTGGTCGGTGCCGTTCTCGGTGATGCTGGTGGTGCCGCTGGGCGTCATTGGCGCCGTGGCACTGACCGGGCTGCTGGGGCTGGAGAACGACGTGTATTTCCAGGTGGGCCTGCTCACCACCGTCGGGCTGGCCGCCAAAAACGCCATCCTGATCGTCGAGTTTGCCAAGCAGTTGCAGGAACAGGGCGCCTCCGCCCTGGACGCCGCACTGCAGGCGGTGCGGTTGCGGTTGCGCCCCATCCTGATGACCTCGCTGGCCTTCATGCTGGGGGTGCTGCCGCTGGCCATTGCCACCGGCGCGGGAGCCGGCAGCCGGCGCGCCATCGGCACCGGGGTGTTGGGCGGCATGTTGAGCGCCACGGTGCTCGGGGTGTTGTTCGTGCCGGTGTTCTACATGGTGGTCCGCCGCCTGGTCGACCGCAAGCGCTCGCAACTGCCCGCTGCCGATTCATCCCATCCAGACGCTCCCCGCCTGACGGAGACACAAGCATGA
- a CDS encoding efflux transporter outer membrane subunit, producing MTIPKFRLTPVAAWVRSASLAAALTASLGLSACAQLAPAYSTPAAPIPAAWPEAPAMEQESAGSAGVVVSARRPGASTGASTGASPAASPGASPAASAAASATDSPAAAGSAAAGSADASAQADDLSTVITAPQLREVIRLALDNNRDLRIAALNIEQARATYRIQAAAQLPTLTGSASDTVKRTPAQANGGQASLARQYGVEVGVTAWELDLFGRVRDLKDAALESYLNTEEAQRSSRLSLIAEVATAWLTLSADQAQWELAQQTLQSQQQTYERTLQSQQLGGASALTVAQARTTVESARNSVASSAAQVQQDRNALTLLVGATVPAHWLPAAMTPTPAAQLQLPPQGLPSTVLQRRPDVLAAEHLLKAAHANIGAARAALFPTISLTATAGTASTALSDLFKGGAWSFIPSVSLPIFDGGSSRASLASAQAAQQIQLATYEKTVQTAFSEVADALAVRASLAERLEAQQALVDAYQQAYTLADARFRRGADSYLTVLDAQRSLFSARQTLVTLRLLDQTNRITLYKVLGGGGWTSSTGSGA from the coding sequence ATGACCATTCCGAAGTTCCGGCTCACCCCCGTGGCCGCCTGGGTACGCAGCGCCAGCCTGGCGGCTGCCCTGACCGCCAGCCTCGGCTTGAGCGCCTGCGCCCAATTGGCGCCTGCCTATTCCACCCCGGCGGCGCCGATTCCGGCGGCATGGCCGGAGGCGCCAGCGATGGAGCAAGAGTCGGCGGGGTCCGCCGGTGTGGTGGTGTCAGCCAGGAGGCCAGGCGCATCCACAGGCGCATCCACAGGCGCATCACCCGCCGCATCACCCGGCGCATCACCCGCCGCTTCCGCCGCTGCTTCCGCAACCGATTCCCCCGCTGCTGCCGGTTCCGCTGCTGCCGGTTCCGCTGACGCCAGCGCCCAGGCCGATGACCTGTCCACGGTGATCACCGCCCCCCAACTGAGGGAGGTCATCCGCCTGGCGCTCGACAACAACCGCGACCTGCGGATTGCGGCGCTGAACATCGAGCAGGCCCGAGCCACCTATCGCATCCAGGCTGCCGCCCAACTGCCAACCCTCACCGGCTCGGCCTCCGACACCGTCAAGCGCACCCCCGCCCAGGCCAATGGCGGCCAGGCCAGCCTGGCCCGCCAGTACGGTGTGGAAGTGGGGGTGACCGCCTGGGAGCTGGATCTTTTTGGCCGCGTGCGCGATCTGAAGGATGCGGCGCTGGAAAGCTACCTCAACACGGAAGAGGCCCAGCGCAGCAGCCGGCTCAGCCTGATCGCGGAGGTGGCGACCGCCTGGCTGACCCTGTCGGCCGATCAGGCCCAGTGGGAACTGGCCCAGCAGACCTTGCAATCCCAACAGCAGACGTATGAGCGCACCCTGCAAAGCCAGCAGCTGGGTGGGGCTTCTGCCCTGACAGTGGCCCAGGCCCGCACCACGGTGGAGTCGGCCCGCAACAGTGTGGCCAGCAGTGCCGCCCAGGTGCAGCAGGACCGCAACGCCCTGACCTTGCTGGTGGGCGCCACGGTGCCGGCGCACTGGCTGCCGGCCGCCATGACCCCGACACCGGCGGCCCAGCTCCAGCTGCCGCCCCAGGGGCTGCCCTCCACCGTGCTGCAACGCCGTCCGGACGTGCTGGCGGCGGAACATCTGCTGAAGGCGGCCCATGCCAACATCGGCGCGGCCCGGGCGGCCCTGTTCCCGACCATCAGCCTGACCGCGACCGCCGGCACCGCCAGCACCGCCTTGTCGGATCTGTTCAAGGGCGGCGCCTGGAGTTTCATCCCGTCCGTCTCCCTGCCGATCTTTGACGGCGGCAGCAGCCGCGCCAGCCTGGCGTCCGCCCAGGCGGCCCAGCAGATCCAGCTGGCCACTTATGAAAAGACGGTGCAGACCGCCTTCAGCGAGGTGGCGGACGCCCTGGCGGTCCGCGCCAGCCTGGCGGAGCGGCTGGAGGCCCAGCAGGCGTTGGTGGACGCTTACCAGCAGGCCTACACCCTGGCCGACGCCCGCTTCCGCCGGGGCGCCGACAGCTATCTGACCGTTCTGGATGCGCAACGCTCGCTCTTCTCGGCCCGCCAGACGCTGGTCACCCTTCGGCTGCTGGACCAGACCAACCGGATCACCCTTTACAAGGTCCTGGGGGGTGGCGGCTGGACGTCTTCCACGGGCTCCGGCGCCTAG
- the pilB gene encoding type IV-A pilus assembly ATPase PilB: protein MDTTLAEPPQSALSGVARVLVHAGKLQPKAAEDLVRLAREKKTSFVNAVMASGTVTSPELAHTLAHALAMPLLDLNAVDPHKLPQNIIDAKLATQHQVVVLARRGNRLFIGGADPTDQEVVERIKFATQLTPEWIIVEHDKLLKMLGSSASGSTAEQLEAIAGEDFDFDIAEEDSTPQEEAQEIGDVEDAPVVRFLQKMLVDAINMRASDLHFEPYEYHYRVRFRVDGELREITQPPIAIKEKLASRIKVISRMDIAERRVPQDGRMKLKFGSKAIDFRVSTLPTLFGEKIVIRILDPSSAKLGIEALGYEKIEKDRLLLAIHRPYGMILVTGPTGSGKTVSLYTCLNILNQPGTNISTVEDPAEINLPGINQVNVNDKAGLTFSAALKSFLRQDPDIIMVGEIRDLETADIAIKAAQTGHMVMSTLHTNDAPTTLTRLLNMGVAPFNIASSVLLITAQRLTRRLCENCKVPAEYPREALLRAGFAESELDGSWKPYRAVGCSNCNNGYRGRVGLYQVMPISEAIQRIILSEGTAMDIADQARKDGVRDLRQSGLVKVKVGVTTLEEVLAATNE from the coding sequence ATGGACACCACTCTGGCCGAACCACCCCAGTCCGCCCTGTCGGGCGTCGCGCGCGTGCTTGTGCACGCCGGCAAACTTCAGCCAAAGGCCGCTGAGGATCTCGTCCGCCTGGCGCGGGAGAAAAAAACCAGCTTCGTGAACGCTGTCATGGCGTCCGGCACGGTCACGTCCCCCGAGCTGGCGCACACGCTGGCCCATGCACTGGCCATGCCGCTGCTGGACCTGAATGCGGTGGATCCTCACAAGCTGCCCCAGAACATCATCGACGCCAAGCTGGCGACACAGCATCAGGTGGTGGTGCTGGCCCGTCGGGGCAACCGGCTGTTCATCGGCGGCGCCGACCCCACGGATCAGGAAGTGGTCGAGCGGATCAAGTTCGCCACCCAGCTGACGCCCGAATGGATCATCGTTGAGCATGACAAGCTGCTCAAGATGCTGGGGTCGTCGGCATCCGGCAGCACGGCCGAGCAGTTGGAAGCGATTGCGGGTGAAGATTTCGACTTCGACATCGCCGAAGAAGATTCCACCCCTCAGGAAGAAGCCCAGGAAATCGGCGACGTCGAAGACGCACCGGTGGTGCGCTTCCTGCAGAAGATGCTGGTCGATGCCATCAACATGCGGGCCTCCGACCTCCACTTCGAACCCTACGAATACCACTACCGCGTCCGCTTCCGGGTGGACGGCGAGCTGCGGGAAATCACCCAGCCTCCGATTGCCATCAAGGAAAAACTGGCCTCCCGCATCAAGGTGATCTCGCGCATGGACATTGCCGAGCGCCGGGTGCCGCAGGACGGCCGGATGAAGCTGAAGTTCGGCTCCAAGGCCATCGACTTCCGGGTGTCCACCCTGCCCACGCTCTTCGGCGAGAAGATCGTGATCCGTATTCTGGACCCCTCCTCGGCCAAGCTCGGCATCGAGGCGCTGGGTTACGAGAAGATCGAAAAGGATCGGTTGCTGCTGGCCATCCACCGTCCCTACGGCATGATCCTGGTCACCGGTCCGACCGGTTCCGGCAAGACGGTGTCGCTCTACACCTGCCTGAACATCCTGAACCAACCCGGCACCAACATCTCCACCGTGGAAGACCCGGCGGAAATCAACTTGCCGGGCATCAACCAGGTCAATGTGAACGACAAGGCCGGGTTGACCTTCTCCGCCGCGCTGAAGTCCTTCCTCCGCCAGGATCCGGACATCATCATGGTGGGTGAAATCCGGGACCTGGAAACCGCCGACATCGCCATCAAGGCCGCCCAGACCGGCCACATGGTGATGTCCACGCTGCACACCAACGACGCCCCGACCACGCTGACGCGTCTGCTGAACATGGGCGTGGCCCCGTTCAACATCGCCTCCAGTGTGCTGCTCATCACGGCCCAGCGTCTGACGCGGCGCCTGTGCGAAAACTGCAAGGTTCCGGCGGAATACCCACGGGAAGCCCTGCTGCGGGCGGGTTTCGCGGAGAGCGAACTGGACGGCTCCTGGAAGCCCTACCGGGCCGTGGGCTGCTCCAATTGCAACAATGGTTATCGGGGCCGGGTCGGCCTTTACCAAGTGATGCCCATTAGTGAAGCCATTCAGCGGATCATCCTGTCCGAGGGTACGGCCATGGACATTGCCGATCAGGCCCGCAAGGATGGTGTGCGAGACCTGCGCCAGTCCGGGCTGGTCAAGGTCAAGGTGGGTGTCACAACCCTGGAAGAGGTGCTGGCAGCCACCAATGAATAA
- a CDS encoding type II secretion system F family protein translates to MATTTAGSRAKQGIKEHIFEWEGKDRNGKLVRGEMRAGGEAVVSASLRRQGILVSKVKKRRTGGGRSIKQKDISVFTRQLATMMRAGVPLLQAFDIVARGSTNPRLTKLLNEIRQDVETGTSLSVAFRKHPLHFDALYCNLVEAGESGGILEALLDRLAIYQEKTVALKQKIKSALTYPIAVLVAAFVVTAIIMIFVVPTFRDVFKSFGADLPAPTLFVIWLSEIFVNWWWLIFSAIGGGLYFFFQSWKRSVRMQKVMDRLLLKVPVFGDLIYKSVIARWTRTLATMFAAGVPLVEALDSVGGASGNAVFVEGTEKIQRDVSTGASLTNSMQSTGLFPVMVLQMSSIGEESGSLDHMLGKAADFYEEEVDDAVKSLSSLMEPIIIVFLGTLIGGIVVAMYLPIFKLGSVV, encoded by the coding sequence ATGGCGACGACCACCGCGGGTTCCCGCGCAAAGCAGGGCATCAAAGAACATATCTTTGAGTGGGAAGGCAAGGATCGCAACGGCAAACTGGTGCGCGGAGAAATGCGCGCCGGTGGCGAAGCCGTGGTCAGCGCTTCCCTGCGCCGGCAGGGCATCCTGGTCAGCAAGGTCAAGAAGCGCCGCACCGGGGGCGGCAGGTCCATCAAGCAGAAGGACATTTCCGTCTTCACCCGCCAGCTCGCCACCATGATGCGTGCCGGCGTGCCGCTGCTGCAGGCCTTCGACATCGTGGCCCGCGGCAGCACCAACCCGCGCCTGACCAAGCTGCTCAACGAAATCCGCCAGGACGTCGAAACGGGTACCAGCCTCTCGGTGGCCTTCCGCAAGCACCCGCTCCACTTTGATGCGCTGTATTGCAATCTGGTGGAAGCCGGGGAGTCCGGCGGTATTCTGGAAGCCCTGCTGGACCGACTCGCGATCTATCAGGAAAAGACCGTCGCCCTGAAGCAGAAGATCAAGTCGGCCCTGACCTATCCCATTGCCGTGCTGGTGGCCGCCTTTGTCGTGACGGCCATCATCATGATCTTTGTGGTGCCGACCTTCCGCGATGTGTTCAAGAGCTTTGGCGCGGACCTGCCCGCCCCGACGCTGTTTGTGATCTGGCTGTCGGAAATCTTCGTCAACTGGTGGTGGCTGATCTTCAGCGCCATTGGTGGCGGGCTGTACTTCTTCTTCCAGAGCTGGAAACGCTCGGTGCGCATGCAGAAGGTGATGGACCGGCTGCTGCTGAAGGTCCCCGTATTTGGCGACCTCATTTATAAGTCGGTGATTGCTCGCTGGACCCGTACGCTGGCAACGATGTTTGCCGCCGGTGTGCCGCTGGTGGAAGCCCTGGACTCCGTGGGCGGCGCCTCGGGCAATGCCGTCTTTGTGGAGGGCACCGAGAAAATCCAGCGCGATGTCTCCACCGGCGCTTCACTGACCAACTCCATGCAATCCACGGGCTTGTTCCCGGTGATGGTGCTGCAGATGTCGTCCATCGGCGAAGAATCGGGCTCGCTGGACCACATGCTGGGCAAGGCGGCCGACTTCTATGAAGAAGAAGTGGATGACGCGGTGAAGTCATTGTCCAGCCTGATGGAACCCATCATCATCGTGTTCCTCGGCACCCTCATCGGCGGCATCGTGGTCGCCATGTATCTGCCTATCTTCAAGCTTGGCTCGGTGGTCTGA
- a CDS encoding prepilin peptidase, whose translation MDRDVFTLLLSPWYLGLLGLCVGSFLNVVIYRLPVMMRRQWLDDCQHQLSATDELRDVLMLPADQAQAVAAGVLPVRQALEAQPKLGLVTPRSRCPHCGHPLRWHENLPVLGWLRLGGKCASCKAAISFRYPFIELLTGLLFLGIGWQVGPQWASVLYCGFAAALVALAGIDWDTTYLPDSITQPLLWAGLVAAGLGMLPVTLSASLTGAAVGYLSLWSIYWVFKLVTGKEGMGYGDFKLLAALGAWLGWQMILPIALLASLIGACIGLYLKLSGGLREGRYVPFGPFLAGGGLAVLLIGPRTVAVWLGLPG comes from the coding sequence CTGGATCGGGACGTTTTTACACTGCTGCTGTCGCCGTGGTATCTGGGGCTGCTGGGCCTGTGTGTCGGCAGCTTCCTGAATGTGGTCATTTACCGGCTCCCGGTGATGATGCGGCGCCAGTGGCTGGACGACTGCCAGCATCAGCTGTCAGCCACTGACGAGCTTCGGGACGTGCTGATGCTCCCGGCCGACCAGGCCCAAGCGGTGGCGGCGGGTGTGTTGCCGGTGCGTCAGGCGCTGGAGGCCCAGCCCAAGCTTGGGCTGGTCACACCACGGTCGCGGTGCCCGCACTGCGGCCATCCGTTGCGCTGGCATGAAAATCTGCCGGTGCTGGGCTGGCTGCGGCTGGGCGGCAAATGTGCCTCGTGCAAGGCCGCCATCTCGTTTCGTTATCCCTTCATCGAATTGCTGACGGGCTTGCTGTTCCTGGGTATCGGCTGGCAGGTCGGTCCCCAATGGGCGTCCGTGCTGTACTGCGGTTTTGCAGCAGCTCTGGTGGCACTGGCGGGCATCGACTGGGACACCACCTACCTGCCGGACAGCATCACGCAACCCCTGCTGTGGGCCGGTCTGGTGGCGGCCGGCCTGGGCATGCTGCCCGTCACGCTGTCGGCATCGCTGACGGGCGCGGCGGTCGGTTATCTGTCCTTGTGGTCCATCTACTGGGTGTTCAAGCTGGTCACCGGCAAGGAAGGCATGGGCTACGGTGACTTCAAACTGCTGGCCGCGCTGGGCGCCTGGCTGGGTTGGCAGATGATTCTTCCCATTGCCCTGCTGGCTTCGCTGATCGGTGCCTGCATCGGCCTCTATCTGAAGCTGTCTGGCGGGCTGAGGGAGGGTCGTTATGTGCCGTTTGGCCCCTTCCTGGCCGGTGGCGGATTGGCCGTTTTGCTGATCGGTCCGCGAACCGTTGCCGTCTGGCTGGGCTTGCCCGGCTGA
- the coaE gene encoding dephospho-CoA kinase (Dephospho-CoA kinase (CoaE) performs the final step in coenzyme A biosynthesis.): MRIGLTGGIGSGKSTVAHAWVTLGGALLIDTDAISRALTQPGGAAMPAIAQRFGPDFVTPEGALHRPAMRELAFRDPSARLALEGILHPLIGAETERQAGLAQPGQRVVFDVPLLVESGRWRQKVQRVVVVDCEESTQVRRVMQRSQLSETAVRDIMAQQASRARRRAAADAIIYNDGLTLDQLHREVGTLLASPLF; this comes from the coding sequence ATGCGCATCGGCCTCACCGGCGGCATCGGCAGCGGCAAGAGCACGGTGGCGCACGCCTGGGTGACGCTGGGAGGCGCTCTGCTGATCGATACCGACGCCATCTCCCGGGCGCTCACCCAGCCGGGTGGTGCCGCCATGCCGGCCATTGCCCAGCGCTTCGGGCCCGATTTTGTGACGCCCGAAGGCGCACTCCATCGTCCCGCCATGCGTGAACTGGCCTTTCGTGACCCCTCGGCCCGGCTCGCCCTCGAAGGCATTCTTCATCCCTTGATCGGTGCGGAGACGGAGCGCCAGGCGGGTTTGGCACAACCCGGTCAGCGGGTGGTGTTCGATGTGCCCCTGCTGGTGGAGTCCGGCCGTTGGCGGCAGAAGGTGCAACGGGTAGTGGTCGTGGATTGTGAAGAATCCACCCAGGTGCGCCGGGTGATGCAGCGCTCCCAGCTCAGCGAGACGGCGGTGCGGGACATCATGGCGCAACAGGCTTCGCGGGCCCGCCGGCGGGCCGCTGCGGACGCCATCATCTACAACGACGGGTTGACGCTGGACCAACTGCATCGCGAGGTAGGAACGCTGCTGGCAAGCCCCCTGTTCTGA
- the zapD gene encoding cell division protein ZapD, which produces MILYEYPFNESIRTMLRLEHLFDRLGQLVARDTQLDHHYALATIFEVMDVASRADLKADLLKELERHRTQLNSYRGNPAIAESVLDEVVGRIDHAFDKLNQLPGKAGQALTTNEWLMSIRSRISIPGGTCEFDLPGYYTWQQYLPARRRNDLMQWAQTLMPLAEALNVLLGLLRDSGSPHKVAAHAGQYQQSLPQGRSFQLLRMRIDPSLGLVPEISGHRLMVSIRLMRQDEEGRLKPAPVDATFELTLCA; this is translated from the coding sequence TTGATCCTCTACGAATACCCATTCAACGAGAGCATCCGAACGATGCTCAGGCTGGAGCATCTGTTCGATCGATTGGGTCAGTTGGTCGCGCGCGATACGCAGCTGGATCACCACTATGCGCTCGCCACCATCTTCGAAGTGATGGATGTGGCTTCGCGTGCCGACCTGAAGGCCGATCTGCTCAAGGAACTGGAGCGCCACCGCACCCAGCTCAACAGCTACCGGGGCAACCCGGCCATTGCCGAGTCCGTGCTGGACGAGGTGGTGGGCCGCATCGACCATGCCTTCGACAAGCTGAACCAGTTGCCGGGCAAGGCCGGCCAGGCGCTGACGACCAATGAATGGCTGATGAGCATCCGCAGCCGGATTTCGATTCCCGGCGGCACCTGTGAATTTGATCTGCCGGGCTACTACACCTGGCAGCAGTACCTGCCCGCCCGCCGCCGTAACGACCTGATGCAGTGGGCTCAGACCCTGATGCCGCTGGCAGAAGCCCTGAACGTGCTGCTGGGTCTGCTGCGGGACAGTGGTTCACCGCACAAAGTGGCCGCCCATGCCGGCCAATACCAGCAAAGCCTGCCACAGGGCCGCAGCTTCCAGTTGCTGCGCATGCGGATCGACCCCAGCCTGGGCCTGGTGCCGGAGATCAGCGGCCACCGGCTGATGGTTTCCATCCGCCTGATGCGCCAGGATGAAGAAGGCCGCTTGAAACCGGCCCCCGTAGACGCCACCTTTGAACTGACGCTGTGCGCCTGA
- a CDS encoding DNA gyrase inhibitor YacG, with product MTSKPTSLSGPRPSATDRAQERSTGLTPASSLSAASPTVASPPRIVPCPTCGGDSIFAPSNLWRPFCGERCRQIDLGHWADESFRVAAPPTTENENDAEQ from the coding sequence ATGACCAGCAAGCCAACTTCCTTGTCCGGCCCCAGGCCGTCCGCCACAGACCGCGCCCAGGAGCGCTCAACCGGCCTGACCCCCGCGTCCTCCTTGTCAGCAGCCTCCCCGACGGTGGCGAGCCCGCCTCGCATCGTCCCCTGCCCGACCTGCGGTGGAGACAGCATCTTTGCACCCAGCAATCTCTGGCGGCCCTTCTGCGGCGAACGCTGCCGTCAGATCGACCTCGGCCACTGGGCGGATGAGTCGTTCCGGGTGGCGGCACCACCAACCACCGAGAACGAGAACGACGCCGAGCAGTAA